DNA sequence from the Paenibacillus azoreducens genome:
GATCGGATTTATGGAGTATCCGAATGGAACGGCAAGGCGTTCAGCGTCATCGATACCGGGGGTATCGAAATAGACGGGGACGATGTAATCATCAAATCCATTCGCATGCAGGCAGAACTTGCGATCGAGGAAGCGGATGTTATCGTCTTTATGTGCGACGCCAAAAGCGGAGTGACACAGTCCGATGAGGAAGTGGCGCAAATTCTATTCCGCTCGGGCAAACCGATCGTCCTGGCCGTAAACAAAGTGGATAACCTTAGCAGGCATGATGAGATTTATGAATTTTACAGCCTGGGATTCGGCGATCCGATTGCGATTTCCGGAAGCCATGGAACAGGAATCGGCGATTTGCTGGACGCCATCGTGGATATTCTGCCGGAACTTAACGATGATGAATATGATGAAGATGTGATCCGCGTCGCTTTGATCGGCCGTCCAAATGTCGGCAAATCTTCGCTTGTAAACGCCATCCTCGGCGAAGAGCGCGTCATTGTCAGCGATATCGCAGGTACGACGAGAGATGCGATCGATACGCCTTTTGAACGGGACGGGCAGCGTTATGTGCTGATCGATACGGCGGGCATGCGCAAACGCGGCAAAGTGTATGAAACAACGGAGAAATACAGTGTTATGCGTGCGATGCGCGCGATTGAGCGTGCGGACGTCGTCCTCATTGTCATTAACGGCGAGGAAGGCATCATTGATCAGGACAAACATATCGCCGGTTATGCTTATGAAGCTGGCAAGGCTTCTATTTTTGTGGTGAATAAATGGGATATCGTTGATAAAGACGATAAAACTATGCATCAGTTCGAGAAAAAAATCCGCGATCATTTTCTTTTTATGACCTATGCACCGATCGTGTTTTTGTCTGCCAAGACAAAGTCTCGTTTGCATAAGTTGCTCCCGGTCGTGCAGCATGTAGCCGAGCAGCACACGCTTCGCGTTCAAACGCATCTCCTCAACGATGTCGTCTCCGATGCGGTAGCGATCAACCCTCCTCCAACGGACAAAGGAAGGCGTTTGCGCATTAACTAT
Encoded proteins:
- the der gene encoding ribosome biogenesis GTPase Der, with protein sequence MARPVVAIVGRPNVGKSTIFNRLIGDRLAIVEDKPGITRDRIYGVSEWNGKAFSVIDTGGIEIDGDDVIIKSIRMQAELAIEEADVIVFMCDAKSGVTQSDEEVAQILFRSGKPIVLAVNKVDNLSRHDEIYEFYSLGFGDPIAISGSHGTGIGDLLDAIVDILPELNDDEYDEDVIRVALIGRPNVGKSSLVNAILGEERVIVSDIAGTTRDAIDTPFERDGQRYVLIDTAGMRKRGKVYETTEKYSVMRAMRAIERADVVLIVINGEEGIIDQDKHIAGYAYEAGKASIFVVNKWDIVDKDDKTMHQFEKKIRDHFLFMTYAPIVFLSAKTKSRLHKLLPVVQHVAEQHTLRVQTHLLNDVVSDAVAINPPPTDKGRRLRINYVTQVAVKPPTMVVFVNDPELMHFSYERYLENKIRGAFDFEGTPIRIFTRRKSDES